In Thermus aquaticus, the sequence GGTCGCTTTCAGTTCGGACCAGGCCCTCCTCCTTCAAATAGGTGGGAACCCCCCAGGGCTCCAGGGCCTTGCGCAGGCGGGAAAGCCAGGCGGAGAGGTTGTTGAGGGCGTCGGCCTCCGGCGTGTCGGGCCAGAGGATGAAGGCCATCTCCTCCCGGGGGACCCGGAGGAGGAGGAGGGCCAGAACCTCCCGCGCCTTGCCCTTGAGCTCCACCTCGCCCAAGGGGTTCCTCACCCGGAAGGCCCCTAGGACCTCCACCTGGAGGGGAGGGATCTCGGCGAGCCTCAGGGCCACGGCCTCCTTCCAGCCGCTCTGCAGCACCTCCGTCAGGGGGTAGGGCCGGGCCAGCTCCGGGCGGTCTTTGGGGAGGAGGTCCAGGGGGATGAGCCCGGGAAGGAGGCGGGGACCTTCCTGGGTGAGGCCCAAAAGGGCCTTTAAGTCCCCTTCCTCCCGGAGGAGGCGGTAGCGGGCGGCGTGCCAGTAAAGCCGCTCCTCCCGCTCCGCCGGGTAGGGGGGGAGGAGGGCCGGGTCTTTGAGGAGCTCCGCCCTGGCCAGGGCGGGCAGAAAGCCCTCCACCCCTTGCAAAAGGCCGGGGTCTTTCCGCAGAAGGGCCAGGAGGGCCAGGCCCCGGCCCACCAGGTAGGGGTTTTCCCAGAGCTCCGCCCGGGCCACCAGGGCCTTCAGCTCCGCCTCGTCCCCCTGGAGGTAGGCCAGGAGCATGGCCGCCTCGAGGCTGGCCAGGGGGTGGCCCGGGGCCTCCCGGGCCTCCTTCAGGTAGGCCATGGCCCGCGCCTTGTCCCCCAGGAGGAGGTATAGCCGCCCCAGGTCCCTCAGGTGGCCTGGGTAGTTCACGGGAGAGTAGCGAAGGCCAAGAGGGGCCCCCTCCTCCAGGGCCCGGATGCGGCCCTCGAGGTCCCCCTTCAGCTCAAAGCGGAGGAAGGCCAGGTTGGTGAGGGGGGCCACCCGATAGGGACTGCCTTCCGGCAGGCGCTTTAGGGCCTCCTCCAGAAGCCTAAAGGCCTCCTCGGGCCGCCCCTCTTCCCACGGGACCCGGGCGGCGTCGTTGAGGAAGCGGCCCGCAAGCTCGGGGGGAACCCCTTCCAGCAGCCTCAGGCCCCTTTCCAGGTAGGCCCGGGCCTGGGGGAGGTCCTGGCCCAGGAGGGGGTCGGCCAGGTAGTAGGCCAGGTGGCCGCAGGCGGTGAGGGCCACCCTGGGGTCTTGGGCCTCGGCCAGGGGCTTGAGGAGGGCGAAGCCTTCCCTTTGGCCGCTTTGCAGAAGGGCCTCCCCCAGCCGGAGCCGGGCCCGCTCGCCCCCCTTTTCCAGGAGGGCCCGCCAGGAGAGGAGGACCTCGGGGGCCAGGTTGATCTGGATGGGCCTTTCTAAAAGCTCAAGAAGCTCCTCGTGAAGCCCGGCGGCGTGGTAGGCCTGGGCCAGAAGCTCCGGGGGAAGCCTCTTCCCCAGGGCCCGCACCGCCTCCTGCACCTCGGGCTTCAGGCTTTCCAAGGCCATCTCCTTGAGGAGGGCGTGGAGGGTGTAGCCCTGGGGTAATAGGCGCAGGAGGCCCCTGGCGTAAAGCTCCTCCGTGGCGGGGGTGGCGGCCTCCTTGGGCAGGTAGGGGAGGGCGGCCAGGAGGAAGCCTTCCTGAAAGGCCTCCGGGCTCAGGCTTTCCTTTAGGCCCTGGAGGAGGGCCCGCCTCTCGGGGGGCTTCCCGGTGAGGGCGGAGAGAAAGAGGGGGAGGGGCCAGCCCCCCGTGGCCCGGTGGGCCTCCTCGGCCCCGGGCCTGTTCCCGAAGAGGGCCCTGGCCTCTTCCACGGTGAAGGCCAGCTCCTCCGCCCCCAGGCGCACCAGCCGGCCCTCGGCCAGGAGCTTGGGGAGCTCGGGGTAGGGGAGGGGCGTGCGGCTTGCCAGGACCAGGAGGCAAGGCAGGGTCCTTAGGAGGGGGGTGAGGTCCTCCCTCCCCTCCAGGTCCTCGAGGACCACCAGGGTGGGGGCCTCCTTGAGGGCCGCCACCACCGCCCCCCAGGGGGCCTCCTCGGGGAGGTCCAGGGTCCTGGCCAGGAGAGCCCTGGGCTCGCCCAGTCTGGCGCTGGCCCAGAGGGTCCTAAGCCCCAGCCTGGCGGCAAGCTGGCCCGCCAGGACGCTCTTGCCGAAGCCTGCCGGGGCCTCGAGGAGGACCACAAACCCAGGTTCTTCGGGTAAGAGGGAAAGAAGCCTCTCCCGCTCCAGATAGACCGGGCTCTGCCAGCGTAGGGCCACCCTGGACCCCATCTTAGGCGTGGTGGGCATCCTGGGCAAGCTCTTTCCCCGGCCACATTCCCTGGACCGGGAGGAGGCGTAAACTGGCCCTCCAAGGAGGGGCCATGCGCAAACTCCGCCGCCTTAGCGACCTCCTACCCCTCATCAGGGAAGGCCGCTACCGCCTGGGGCCCCACGTGGCCAAGCACATGCTCCAGGAGGGCTTCACCGAGCTGGACATCCTGAGGGCCCTGGAGTGGGGGCGGGAGCTTTGCATCTACCCCGAGGAGGGGCGGATGCTGGTCCTGGGGTACATGGTCTTTCCCCCCAGGCTCAAGCTTCCCCTCCACGTGGTCCTGGACTACACCCCCCCAAGGCAGGTGGACATCGTCACCGCCTTCATCCCCAAGGAGCCCTACCGGGTCTACTCCCGGGCCCGCCTGGCCGCTCTCCTCCGCCACGACCGGGCCCTCGAGGAGGTGCGCTGGACGGGGCCCATTCGCCTCTACCCCGCTTGGGAGTAGCACTCCGGGCACCGGCCGTAGACCGTGACCTCGTGGCCCTCGGCCTGAAAGCCCGGGGGGAGGGCGCTTTCCAGGAGGTCGCAGCCGAAGAGCTCGTACACCCGGCCGCAGCGGCGGCAAAGGAAGTGGTGGTGGTGCCCCCGGCCCGCCCGCTCGTACCGGGGGGGCTCGCCGGGGAGGGCCACCGGGGTGAGGAACCCCTCCTCCACCAGGCCCTTCAGGGTGCGGTAGACCGTGGCCAGGCCCAAAGAGGGCACCCGCTTCCTCGCCAGCTCCAGGACCTCCTGGGGGGAGAGGGGGCGGTCCGTTTCCAGGAAGACCTCCCGGATGGCCCGCCTCTGCCTCGTGGAGCGCTCCATGCCCCAAGGATAGCAAACTTGAGAAGCGCTTTTCATACCCTTGCTTTCTGTTTTCTTCGGTCCGCCATGCCCGGCGGCTTCCCTAGGAACCTTTTGCCGGGGCCCCCATGCTGGCTTGGGCCAGCGTGGGGTGGCATCGGTGGGGTAGAGTGGCCCCATGCGGGCTTTGGTTCTCTTGCTCCTCTTTTGCCTTCCCGCCCTAGCCCAGGAGCCGGGGGGCTACCTCCTGGGGCGCATCCTGGCCCTGGACCCGGAGGGCGTGGCCCGGGTGGAGGTCCAGGGCAAGGTCAAGGAGGCCCTCCTCCCCGCCGACGGCGGGGGCTTTCGGCCGGGGATGCGGGTGGTCCTCTACCAGGAGGGGGGGCGGCTTTACGTGGCCGAACCCGACCGAATGCCCTGGCTTGTGGGCCTCCTCTTCCTCTTCGCCCTTCTCGCCGCCCTCCTGGGCCGGGGCAAGGGGCTTAGGGGGCTTCTCGGCACCCTGCTAAGCCTCCTGGTGGTGGTCTACTTCATCGTGCCCCGGGTGGCCTCGGGGGGAAACCCCCTCCTTTACGCCCTTTTGGGAAGCCTGGGGGTGCTTCTCTTCACCATCTATTTGGTCCACGGGGTGAACCGGAAGACCACGGCGGCCCTTTTGGGAACCCTGGCTTCCGTCCTCTTCGTCCTCCTCCTAAGCCTCTACTTCGTGGGGGCCATTGGCTTCACCGGCCTGGCCTCGGAGGAGGCCCTGCTCCTCAAGCAGTGGGGCGGGGTGGACCTCCTTTCCCTCTACCTGGCGGGGGTGGTGGTGGGGGCCTTGGGGGCCCTTACCGATGTGACCGTGACCCAGGCCGCCGTGGTCCAGGCCCTGGCCCACGCCAACCCCCGCTTTGGCCTGGGCGAGCTTTACCGGAGGGGGATGGAGGTGGGCTACGACCACATCGGGAGCCTGGTCAACACCCTGGTCCTGGCCTACGCCGCGGGCTCTTTGCCCCTTTTCCTCCTCCTCACCAAGGACCCCACCCCCTTGCGCTTCCTCCTCAACACCGAGCCCTTCGCCGCCGAGATCGCCGCCATGGTCCTGGGCTCCTTGGGCCTTCTCCTGGCCGTGCCCCTCACCACCTTGGTGGCGGCCTTCCTCTTCCAGGGAGGGAAGGCGGGGCCCGGGGAGCATCCCCACGTCCACTAGAATGGAAAGGTGCGCCTATTACACACCGCCGACTGGCATTTGGGAAAGATTTTAAGAGGCGTGGACCGGACGCCGGAGATCGGAGAGGCCCTGAAGGCCCTCCTGGGGATCGTGAAGGAGGAGCGGGTGGACCTGGTGGTGGTCTCGGGGGACCTCTTTGACCGCCCCCAGGTCTCCGCCGAGGCCGAGGGCCACGCCGTGGAGTTCTTCATGGGGCTCAAGGCCCTGGGGGTGCCCGCTTTGGTCATCGCCGGCAACCACGACCCCAAGGAGCGCCTCTCCGCCCTCTCCCCCCTCTTCGCCCTGGCGGGGGCCAGGGTGCGGGGCCACCCCCTCTTCAAGGAGGAAGGGGGGGTGGTGCGGGTGGCGGACCTCGAGGCCGCCCTCCTCCCCTTCGTGTCCGAGAGGGTTCTGGTGAAGCGGGTCCTGCAGGAGGCCGAGGAGCGCCACCGCACCTACGCCGAGGCCATGCGCCGGGTCCTGGCCAACCTGGCGAGCCCCCTGATGCTGGCCCACTTCGCCCTGGAGGGGGTCCGGCCCGGGGGCGGGGAGTTCTTCTTCCACCTGGCCGGGTCCTACGCCGTGCCCCACTCGGCCCTGCCCCTTTCCGCCCGCTACCTGGCCCTGGGACACATCCACCGCCAGCAGCAGGTTTCCGAGGCCCCCCTGGCCTGGTACTCGGGGAGCCTCGTCCAGCTGGACTTCGGCGAGGGGGAGGACGCCGAGAGGGGGGCCCTTTTGGTGGAGCTTCCCCCCTCGGGGCCCGCTAGGGTCCACCCCATCCGGGAGCGCTGGGGCAAGCCCCTCAAGACCTTCCGCCTGAAGCGGGAGGAGCTGGACGGGCGGCTTTTGGAGATGGAGCGCTTTCCCGGCTACCTGCGCCTGGTGGTGGAGGGGAGGCTTTCCGCCGCCGAGAAGGAGCGCCTTTACCGGGCCCTGCCCCACCTTCTCGCCATAGAGGGGGCGGGCGACCTGCCCCCACTCCCTCCCGGGGGCGCCCATTTGGGCCTTAAGGAGGCCTACGCCCGCTACCTGGGGGAGCGGGAGGAGAAGGAGGCCCTTTTGGAGCGGTTTGAAGAGGCCCTGAAGGAGGTGGAGAGTGAGACCCTTGCGGCTGGAGCTTGAGGGGTTCGGCCCCTACCGGGAGAAGCAGGGGGTGGACTTCTCCGATGTGGAGCTCTTCGCCATCACCGGCCCCACGGGAAGCGGCAAGAGCACCCTCCTGGACGCCATGGCCTTCGCCCTCTACGGCCTCGTGCCCCGGGTGGGGAAGGGCGTCAAGGAGCTGGTCCACCCCGGGGTGGGGGAGGCCAGGGTCCGCCTCACCTTCCAGGTGGGGGCGCGCACCTACCGGGTGGAGCGGGTGCGGGGCAAGAGGAGCGAGGGGCGGCTTTTTGACCTGACGGATGGGGAAAGGCTCGTCCCCCTGGAAACCCTGGACCGCCTGAACGAGGCCATTGAGGACCTCCTGGGCCTCTCCTACGAGGCCTTCACCCGGGCCTTGCTCCTGCCCCAGGGGGAGTTTGACCGCTTTTTAAAGGGGGAGCCCAGGGAGCGGCGGAGGCTCCTCATGGACCTCTTCGGCCTCTCCCGCTTGGAGCGGGTGCGGGAGAAAGCGGCGGAAAAGAAGGCGCGCTACGCCGAGGAGAAAAGCCGCCTGGAAGGGGAGCTTATGGGCCTAGCCGGGGCCACGCCGGAGGCGTTGGCGGAGCTGGACCAGGCCCTGGAGGCCCTAGTGGCGGAGCGCCGCCGGTTAGAAGGGGAAAAGCCCACCCTCGAGGCCCGCGCCAAAGAGGCCGAGGCCCTCCTGGAGCTCCTTAGGCGGATGGCCCTGCTGGAGGCCAAGCGGGAGAGGCTTGCCAAGGAGGCTTCCGAGATGGAAAACCTCCGGGCCCGCCTGGCCCTGAGCGAGGAGGCGGCCAGGGCCCTCCCCCTCTGGGAGGACCTTAGGCGGAAGGAAGGGGCTCTCGCCGCCACCCGCGCCCGCCTCAAGGAGGCCGAGGGGGCCGTGAGGGGGCTTGAGGAGGCCCTGAAGGCCCTGGCCTTTGACGAGAGCGCTTTGCAGGAGGCCCGGGACGCCCTTCTAAAGGCCCAGGGGCTCAGGGCCCTCGAGGCCCTCCTCCGCCGGGTGGGCCCCCTGGACCACCCCGCCCCCCGCCTGGACCCCGAGCGCCTGGAGGCGGCCCTGGAGGAGGAGGCGAAGCTGGAGCGCCTCCTAAGCGGGCTTTCCCAGCTGGAAGAGGCCAGAAGGCGCCTCAAGGCCAAGGAGGACCAGCTGGAGGAGGCGCAGCAAAGGCTGGCGAAGACCGAGGAGGCGGGCCGGGAGAAGCGGAAGGAGGTGGAAGACCTCAAGGCCCGCCTTCAGGGAGCCGAGGCCCACCGCCTCCGGGAGCGCCTCAAGGCTTTGGAGGAAGAGCTTCTTTCCCTGGAAAAGGAGGAGGCGGGGCTTAAGGAGGCCCTCGAGGCCCTGAGGCGGGAGGAGAGGCGGCGGGGCCTCCTGGCCTTCCACGACCTCCTGGAGGTGGGCAAGCCCTGCCCCCTCTGCGGCGGGCCCGTCCACGAGCTTCCCCCGCGCCCCGAGCTACCCGACCTGGAGGCCAGGCGGCGGGAGCTGGAGGAGGCCCTGCGCCGGGTGCAGGGGAGGCGGGGGGAGGTCCTGGGGGAGGCCCGGGGCCTGAAGGAAAAGCTGGACGCCCTGGCCGCCGAGCCCATCCCCGGGGACCCGGAGGCCCTGAAAAAGGCCCTGGAGGAGGCCGAGGAGGCCCTGCAGGCCCTTCGGGACACCTACAAGGAGATTGGGGGAGAGGTCAAGGGCCTGGTGGAGGAGGTCAACCGGCTTCGGCAGGAAGAGGAAAAGCTCCGGGCCCAGGCGGGGGAGGCCTCCTTGGGGGAGGTGGAGGAAGGCCTCAGGCGCCTCCGGGAGGAGAAGGCCGCCCTGGGCGCCGGGCTTCGCCAGCACATCCAGGAGAGGACGGAAGGCCTGGGGGTGGCCGCCTACCTCAAGCGCCTGGAGGCGAGGGTGCGGGCCCTCGAGGCCCAGGAAAGGGAGTACCGAAGGCTTCGGGACGGGATGGCGGACCTTGCCCAAAAGGTCTCCGCCCTGAAGGCCCAGGAGGCGGAGCAGGCCAAGGCCCTGGCCGAGGCCGAGGAGCGGGTGAAGGGCCTCATGCCCGAGGCCGAGGCCCGGGCCCACGCCCTAAGCCCCGAGGAGAGGGAGGCCCTTGAGACCCGCATCCGCCGCCACGAGAACGAACTTAAGGAGGTGGAGGCCCTTCTCAAGGAGGCGAAGGCGCAACTGAAGGCCCTTCTCCAGGACGCCCCACCCCCCGGGCTTCCCGAGGCCGAGGCCCGGGCCAAAGAGGCCGCGGGCGCCCTGAAGAGCCTTCTGGAGCGCCTGGAGAAGCTGGGCCAGGAGGTGGCCATTCTGGAGGAGAGGCGAAAGGACCTGCGGGAGGCCCTGAGGCGCCGCCAGGAGGCGGAGAAGAGGCTGGCCGAGGTGGCGCGGGAGATGGCCCTATGGGAGAAGCTGGCCCAGGACCTGAGGGGCGACAACTTCCCCGAGTACGCCCTAGGCCTAAGGCAGGGGAGCCTGGTGGAGCGGGCCGACGAGCTCCTTTACACCCTCTCCGGGGGGCGGTACCGCTTCCGGGCCAAAGAGGGGGAGTACTGGGTTTTAGACCTCTGGACCGAGGCCGAGCGGCCGGTCAAGACCCTTTCTGGCGGGGAGAGCTTTCTCGCCAGCCTCTCCCTGGCTTTGGCCCTTTCCGAGGAGCTTTCCAAGGGCCGGCTTGGGGCCCTATTCCTGGACGAGGGCTTCGGCACCCTGGACCCGGAGGCCCTCGATGTGGTGGCGGGGGTCTTGGAGTCCCTCCCCACCCAGGGGCGGCTGGTGGGCATCGTGACCCATGTGGAGGCCCTGGCGGAGCGGCTTCCCGCCCGCCTGCGGGTGCGCAAGCACCCCTCGGGGAGCCGGGTGGAGTGGGCCTGATACCACCCCGGCATGGGGGTCTCGGGCCCTTTTTTCTGGCGCTAAGCCTAGGCGTCCTGAGGGCCCACCTGAGTGAAGGCCCGGGCTAGGCCGTAGCCCAGGCTGGTCTTGGCCCCCACGCCGCTAAAAAAGGCGTAGCGGCCCGGGGCGGAAAGCCAAAGGGCCTCCTCCTCCGTGGCCTTGGGCAGGTGGTAGACCACCTTGCCCACAAAGCCCACGGTGTCCACCTCCGTCCTGGCCATCTGGGTCCTCCCCTCCAGGAAGCGGACCGTGGTCCTCTCCAGAAGGGCCTCCCGGACCTGTTGGGGCGCCTTCAAAGGGCCAAAGGCCTCGAGCCTCCTCAGGAGGCTCTCCAAGACCAAGCGGGGCTCGGGCAGGGGATACTGCACCCCCTTGCGGCGGAAGAAGGTGGGGCTATAAAACCTTAGGGGCAGATTGGGGCTATGGGGCCCCTGGAAGAGGCGGGCGTAGGTGGTGAGGCCCGCCCAGGGGTGGCCCTCCTGCAACACGGCCCGGACCCGGAAGGGCCTGCCCAGGCGCACCTCCCGGCCCTCGAGGCCAAACAGCGCCGGGGAAAGCCGGCCGTAGAGGTCCTCCCTGAGGAGGCTCACCCGGGCCCAGGGCTCACCTCCCCTGAGGCCAAAGCCCAGGGCAAAGGGGTTTTCCCCCTGGTCGTGGAGCTCGGGGAAGGCCTCCTTAAGGAGGGTGTAGAAGAACCCCCTCAGGCCCAGGGGCTCCGGGGGGCCCTCCCCTTCCAGGACCAGGACCAAGGCGACCAGGACCATCAGAAACCCAAAGGCAGGGGCTCGAGGCTTACCGCCGGGCCCAGCTCCTTGTCCAAGTCGGCCAGGAGGTCCTTGGCGAGGCCTTTCAAGGCCCCGACCTGCCTGCCGGTGGGTACCTCAAACCCGTGGATGAGGAGGCTGGTGTTGCGGGCCTGGAGGACCCCCCCAAGGCCCCGGAGTTCGCCCGCGGGCTTGCCGGCCAGCAGGGGGTCTCCCAGGAGCCGAAGCAGGCCGATGAGGTGCAACAGGCCCAGCTTCTTGGGGACCTCCACCGCCGAAGGCGGCTCGCCCAAAATCTCAGACAGCGCGTTCCGCAAAGCGGCTTCTTCCTCAGGGGTCAGGTTGGGTTGGTCCGCCAGGCGGCCATACCGGTAAAGCCTTTCCTGCAGCAGGAGTTCGAGGGCCCGGTAGGCGTAAAGGGCGGCGAGGAGCGGCCGATGTTCCTTTTCGCCTAAGTGGAGGAGGGTGCGGGCCACCGCCCCCACCCCCCTCCGGTGACCCAGGTCCTTCCCCTCGAGGAACGCCTTGCCCGCCTCCAGAAGGGACACCTGCTTTTCCAAGAGGTCCCGGCTCCGGTTCAGGGGGTGGTTGAGCCAGGCGTTCTGGGCCAGCCTCTCCAGGAGGCCCGAGCCCTTTTTATGGGCCTCGGGGAGGTTCAAGGCGTGCCAGGCCTCGTACATCTCCGCCAGGCTCTGGTAGAGGGTCCAGCGCCCATCCCCGGTGGCGCCCACCATCTTCTGGAAGTATTTGGCCGCCTGCGCGAACTCCCCTCTTCCGTAAAGCTCCTTGGCGAAAAGGGCGTCCACCTCGCCCAGGACCTCGTGGGGGTCCTGCAGGATGATGAGCCTTTCCGTGCCCGCCCGGGGGCGGCGGAGTTCGGAGTCGTAGTCCTCGTTGTCCACGTAGACCACGCGGGCCTTGGGGTAGAAGCGGCGGAAGAAAAACCCGGCCACCGCTAGGCCGGCGCTCATGGCCTTGGTGCCGCTGGTCAGGTCCAGGGCCACGGGGACATCGCCATGCTGGTCCAGAATCCGCTTCACCTCCCGGTAGATGGCGGCCACGTCGCTTTTGCCGACCTCTAGGGGGTAGATGGGCTTACCCGTTTCCTTCTGCAGGCGCTCCAAATAGGAAGCGCTTTCCCTGGTGTGCAGGACGTAGACCCGTTCGGCCCCTGTGCCGAGAATGGCCAAGATGGTGGCCTCGGGGCTGGTGCCCAGGGTGTGCACGGAAACGGCGAAGGCCTCCCGGCGGGGGTGGACGTTGGGGGCTTCCTTCCACCTGGCCACCAGCGCGGGCCAGACCATCTCCTGGTACAGGGCCTGCGGGTTGCCGCCGGAACGGACGGCTTGCTTGTAGGCCTCCCAGAGGGTTTGCAGGTCCTCAGGCATGGAACCTCCCCACCATCCAGCCTAAAGGAAGGCCATCCTGAGGTTTCACGCTCCCGGCGGTTTTGCGCGTTTTGGGCTCCTGGGCCTCCGGGTGGTCCTCGGGCAGAAGGAGCGCCAGCCTGAGGGCAAGGCGCCCTGAGCCAAAGCCCATGCGAATGGGGAAGACCTCGGGGTCCTTTAGGCGCTGGAAAAGATCCTCATAGACACCAAGGGCATTTTTGAGCCCATGTTCTTCAGCAAAGCTGCGCTCCCACTCCGCCACCTTGGTGTAGTACTCCCTTAAAGCCCGCTGGAGGTCCTTCGGGGGGATGGGCATGGAAACGCCCCGGTGCCGGCTTAAGCTTCCGTGGTAGCGGAAGCCCAGGGTGAAGCGGCTTCCCTTGCGGAAGGTTTCCGCCAGGAGCGTCAGGCCCGAGGTGTCCTTCTTTGGATGGAATACCCCGATGCGGTTCAAGAAGGTCTCCTGGGGAGCGGAATCCGAAAGGCGCACCGCCCGGAAGGGGTCCTGGTACAGATCAAGGGTCATCCCCCGACGCCCCTCCCGGATGTAGCCCAGGACCACCCCCTCAAAGGCCTGGTTCTCCCAGAGGCTAGGGTTCCAGGAAGGGCGGACGTGGACGTCCCCGCTCCCTTTCTTCAGCCGCCACACCCCCTCCCTCTCGTCAAAGGTCGCCGCCTGGTCCCTTTCCACCAGCGTCCAGAAAAGCCAGGCGGTGCGCAGGGCGCCCTTGACGCTGGAGCCGGGTAGGTAGGCCCCCAGGGGGGAGCGGGGCAGGGGCCGCCACTCCAAAAGGGCCTCCTGCGTGGCTTCCTGGATGGTCTTCAGGAAGGCTACGCTGGCGGGAAGCGTGCGAAGGATGGCCTCTTGGGGAAGCTGGCCCTCCTTGTGGAGGTAGGCCAGGATGTCCTGGGCGGCCTTGGGGCCCTGGGCTACCTTCTCCAGGTACTGGCGGCGCCTGGCCTCGGGCAAGGCCAGGAGAAGGACGCCGGGGTCCAGGAGGTGGACCTCCTTCTTCTCAAAATCGGGCACGTAGGCGTAGGCGGGATAGGTCTCCCCGGTACCCACGTGGACCGGGCTGATGGCCTCCAGCTCCAAGCGGAAGGTCTCCAGGAAGCTCATAGCCTCACCCCCAGCGGGAAAACCCCCAGGAACTCCCGCACCCTGACGCCCTCCTCCGGGGGGTCTTGCGGGGTGGTGTCCAGGTAAAGGGCGGTGGGCTCTTGGTAGACGCTCCCCTCCCGGGTCCTGAGGTAAGGGCCCTTGAAGGGCTTGCTACCCACATAGCCCCCGCCCAGCCGGCCCCAGTAGGGCTCTAGATCGTAGTAAAGGGCGCCTTCCAGTGGCCCCGGGGCCAGGGTGGCGTAGGCGTTGGCCTCCTTGGCTTCGGGAAGCTCCACCGTCCGGGGCCCCTCTACCCGGAAGCGGCCAAGCCCCACGCTGGCCCCTCCGCCAAAGCCCATCTCTCCCACAAAGGCCAGGGCGTCCCGCAGGTCAAAGGGGGCTTCTCCCATCACGTAAAGGGCGTAGGCCGTCCTGGGGTCGGGGAAGAGGAGCTCCTGGGTGAAGAGGATGCCCCGCCTGGCCGCCCCCGTACCCCGGTCTATGCCCACCCGGCTCCGGCGGAGCCTCCGGGGTTCGGGAGGCCTGGCCCTGCCCAGAACCTCCGGAGCCTCCAGCAGAACCTCCTCTCCCTTCTCCGCCAAGGCCTGGAAGGTCTCCAGGCTCACCAGGGTGAGGTTCTTTATGGCCTTCCTCCGCTCGGTTTCCTCCACCTGGACGGGGGGTAGCTTGGGCCGGGGAAGCCAGCCCTCGGGAAAGACGCTGGAGAGGCGGAAGGGCAGGGGCTTTTCCAGGAGACCCTCGAGGGCCTCCCGCCCGTGGGTGTAGCGGTACCACCAGAGCACGTGGCCCAGGAGGGCGGGCGCCCGGGGAAGCTCCTTAAGGGGCCCCTCGAAGTAGAGCCGGAACAGGGTGGCCCGCATGCTAGGCCCCTAGGGCGATCTCCTCCACCAAAAGCCGCTCTTTCAGGGGAAGCCCCTCCTGGGCGTCCCAAGGCTTCTTGGGGTGGAGGAAGTACACCTGGCCGTACCCCCGGCTGATGTGCCCGCCCAGGCCGTCCACCTCCAAAAGCTCCAGCGCCCTAAGGAGGTAGTTCTGGAAGTACTCCTCATCCAGATCGTCCAGGACGCGGTAGGCCATCTCCACGCCGAAGCGGGCCCCGGCGGGCACCCTCTCCGTGGTGCGGGGGTTGGCGTTGCCGCCAAGCCTGGGGATGAAGACTTCCTGCTTGATCTCGGTGTAAAGCCCGCCCCTGGCCGCGGTGCGCTCCAGCTCCCGCTTGGAGTCCTCCAAGAGGTAGGCGTCCCGCACCAACAGCCGGGTAGGGCCCCGCTCCCGGGCCACCTTCAGGGAGGCCTCGTCGTTCTCCGGGGCCAGCCCGAAGATGCGGGCCACGGGGTCTTTGGGGTCGGGGGAGGCGTAGACGTGCCGCTCCTTGGCCTCCAGGATGTAAGGGCCGCCCAGGCTCCACTCCAGGAGGTAGCGGAGCTTTCCCTTGAGGCTGGAGCCCGGGATGTAGGGCTCGTCGGTGAGGGGGTTGCGGATCACGGGGTTGTCCAGGTCGCCGATGGCCATCTGGTCCCGGCTCATGCCGATCCTGAGGCCCGTCTTGG encodes:
- a CDS encoding transcriptional regulator, with the protein product MALRWQSPVYLERERLLSLLPEEPGFVVLLEAPAGFGKSVLAGQLAARLGLRTLWASARLGEPRALLARTLDLPEEAPWGAVVAALKEAPTLVVLEDLEGREDLTPLLRTLPCLLVLASRTPLPYPELPKLLAEGRLVRLGAEELAFTVEEARALFGNRPGAEEAHRATGGWPLPLFLSALTGKPPERRALLQGLKESLSPEAFQEGFLLAALPYLPKEAATPATEELYARGLLRLLPQGYTLHALLKEMALESLKPEVQEAVRALGKRLPPELLAQAYHAAGLHEELLELLERPIQINLAPEVLLSWRALLEKGGERARLRLGEALLQSGQREGFALLKPLAEAQDPRVALTACGHLAYYLADPLLGQDLPQARAYLERGLRLLEGVPPELAGRFLNDAARVPWEEGRPEEAFRLLEEALKRLPEGSPYRVAPLTNLAFLRFELKGDLEGRIRALEEGAPLGLRYSPVNYPGHLRDLGRLYLLLGDKARAMAYLKEAREAPGHPLASLEAAMLLAYLQGDEAELKALVARAELWENPYLVGRGLALLALLRKDPGLLQGVEGFLPALARAELLKDPALLPPYPAEREERLYWHAARYRLLREEGDLKALLGLTQEGPRLLPGLIPLDLLPKDRPELARPYPLTEVLQSGWKEAVALRLAEIPPLQVEVLGAFRVRNPLGEVELKGKAREVLALLLLRVPREEMAFILWPDTPEADALNNLSAWLSRLRKALEPWGVPTYLKEEGLVRTESDLMALEEALARKEAEKVLALYQEPLFPGLDHPLLDRKREELYHRVRALFLKAGEPRYLERLLELDPLDEEALLPLAEGCLSRGQRARALRLLQAYEKRLWEELRERPSGEIAALLRRLQA
- a CDS encoding zinc uptake transcriptional regulator, which encodes MERSTRQRRAIREVFLETDRPLSPQEVLELARKRVPSLGLATVYRTLKGLVEEGFLTPVALPGEPPRYERAGRGHHHHFLCRRCGRVYELFGCDLLESALPPGFQAEGHEVTVYGRCPECYSQAG
- a CDS encoding YibE/F family protein, which codes for MRALVLLLLFCLPALAQEPGGYLLGRILALDPEGVARVEVQGKVKEALLPADGGGFRPGMRVVLYQEGGRLYVAEPDRMPWLVGLLFLFALLAALLGRGKGLRGLLGTLLSLLVVVYFIVPRVASGGNPLLYALLGSLGVLLFTIYLVHGVNRKTTAALLGTLASVLFVLLLSLYFVGAIGFTGLASEEALLLKQWGGVDLLSLYLAGVVVGALGALTDVTVTQAAVVQALAHANPRFGLGELYRRGMEVGYDHIGSLVNTLVLAYAAGSLPLFLLLTKDPTPLRFLLNTEPFAAEIAAMVLGSLGLLLAVPLTTLVAAFLFQGGKAGPGEHPHVH
- a CDS encoding metallophosphoesterase family protein → MRLLHTADWHLGKILRGVDRTPEIGEALKALLGIVKEERVDLVVVSGDLFDRPQVSAEAEGHAVEFFMGLKALGVPALVIAGNHDPKERLSALSPLFALAGARVRGHPLFKEEGGVVRVADLEAALLPFVSERVLVKRVLQEAEERHRTYAEAMRRVLANLASPLMLAHFALEGVRPGGGEFFFHLAGSYAVPHSALPLSARYLALGHIHRQQQVSEAPLAWYSGSLVQLDFGEGEDAERGALLVELPPSGPARVHPIRERWGKPLKTFRLKREELDGRLLEMERFPGYLRLVVEGRLSAAEKERLYRALPHLLAIEGAGDLPPLPPGGAHLGLKEAYARYLGEREEKEALLERFEEALKEVESETLAAGA
- a CDS encoding AAA family ATPase — translated: MRPLRLELEGFGPYREKQGVDFSDVELFAITGPTGSGKSTLLDAMAFALYGLVPRVGKGVKELVHPGVGEARVRLTFQVGARTYRVERVRGKRSEGRLFDLTDGERLVPLETLDRLNEAIEDLLGLSYEAFTRALLLPQGEFDRFLKGEPRERRRLLMDLFGLSRLERVREKAAEKKARYAEEKSRLEGELMGLAGATPEALAELDQALEALVAERRRLEGEKPTLEARAKEAEALLELLRRMALLEAKRERLAKEASEMENLRARLALSEEAARALPLWEDLRRKEGALAATRARLKEAEGAVRGLEEALKALAFDESALQEARDALLKAQGLRALEALLRRVGPLDHPAPRLDPERLEAALEEEAKLERLLSGLSQLEEARRRLKAKEDQLEEAQQRLAKTEEAGREKRKEVEDLKARLQGAEAHRLRERLKALEEELLSLEKEEAGLKEALEALRREERRRGLLAFHDLLEVGKPCPLCGGPVHELPPRPELPDLEARRRELEEALRRVQGRRGEVLGEARGLKEKLDALAAEPIPGDPEALKKALEEAEEALQALRDTYKEIGGEVKGLVEEVNRLRQEEEKLRAQAGEASLGEVEEGLRRLREEKAALGAGLRQHIQERTEGLGVAAYLKRLEARVRALEAQEREYRRLRDGMADLAQKVSALKAQEAEQAKALAEAEERVKGLMPEAEARAHALSPEEREALETRIRRHENELKEVEALLKEAKAQLKALLQDAPPPGLPEAEARAKEAAGALKSLLERLEKLGQEVAILEERRKDLREALRRRQEAEKRLAEVAREMALWEKLAQDLRGDNFPEYALGLRQGSLVERADELLYTLSGGRYRFRAKEGEYWVLDLWTEAERPVKTLSGGESFLASLSLALALSEELSKGRLGALFLDEGFGTLDPEALDVVAGVLESLPTQGRLVGIVTHVEALAERLPARLRVRKHPSGSRVEWA